One Rhodobacteraceae bacterium M385 genomic region harbors:
- a CDS encoding amidohydrolase family protein, which produces MPEPAAWHYQKITKPMFEAEAVDCVFFGRVITCVADEIIEDGFVHVKDGKIAAVGPRAEAPEGVETLDTQGKTLMPGMMNSHAHLSWDGIHELSQQSMYDAPEIRAYKAAGNMIKSLRAGITLVRDLGVHNANLFTKQAVAQGIFPGPRLLVSGESIIQTGGHTYWVCREASGADEMRRAVRDQVKGGADLIKIMACHDTLEFTDEELHAVIDEAHRNRLPITAHATYNDCIARVAEAGIDCIEHGGSMTDETIQLLLDKKLPIVTTFSALVIQANEKIARDFGIPEWKIEERKRAVADKSRFDGLVRAAKAGVPIVFGTDAGSPAVEHDRIVPELGFMVEVGVCPDNLDALRAITARAAVLNGVGDTLGTLEAGKLADMIVVDGKPDQDLTALENVEMTFIDGKRMH; this is translated from the coding sequence ATGCCCGAACCAGCCGCCTGGCATTACCAGAAAATCACCAAACCGATGTTTGAGGCAGAGGCCGTAGATTGCGTTTTCTTTGGCCGGGTTATTACCTGTGTTGCCGATGAGATCATCGAAGACGGTTTTGTCCACGTTAAAGACGGCAAGATCGCGGCCGTTGGCCCCCGCGCCGAGGCGCCCGAAGGGGTTGAGACCCTCGACACGCAGGGCAAGACCCTGATGCCCGGCATGATGAACAGCCACGCGCATCTGTCTTGGGACGGCATTCACGAACTCAGCCAGCAGAGTATGTATGACGCGCCCGAAATCCGCGCCTACAAGGCGGCGGGCAACATGATCAAAAGCCTGCGCGCAGGCATCACGCTGGTCCGCGACCTAGGCGTGCATAACGCTAACCTGTTCACCAAACAGGCGGTTGCCCAAGGCATCTTCCCCGGCCCGCGCCTTTTGGTCTCGGGCGAGAGCATCATCCAGACCGGAGGCCACACCTATTGGGTGTGCCGCGAGGCGTCCGGTGCCGACGAGATGCGCCGTGCCGTGCGCGATCAGGTGAAAGGTGGCGCCGATCTGATCAAGATCATGGCCTGCCACGACACGCTGGAATTCACCGACGAGGAACTCCACGCCGTCATCGACGAGGCACACCGCAACCGTCTGCCGATTACGGCCCATGCGACGTACAATGATTGCATCGCGCGAGTTGCCGAGGCCGGGATCGACTGCATCGAACACGGCGGCTCGATGACCGATGAGACCATTCAACTATTGCTCGACAAGAAACTGCCGATCGTCACGACCTTCTCGGCCCTTGTCATTCAGGCCAACGAGAAGATCGCCCGCGACTTCGGCATCCCCGAGTGGAAGATCGAAGAGCGCAAGCGCGCCGTGGCCGACAAGTCCCGCTTCGACGGGCTGGTGCGCGCTGCCAAAGCCGGTGTGCCAATCGTCTTCGGCACCGACGCAGGCAGCCCTGCGGTGGAACACGATCGCATCGTGCCGGAGCTTGGCTTCATGGTGGAAGTGGGCGTGTGCCCTGACAACCTTGATGCCCTGCGTGCCATCACCGCGCGCGCGGCCGTTCTGAACGGTGTCGGCGACACGCTTGGCACGCTGGAAGCCGGAAAACTGGCCGACATGATCGTGGTCGACGGCAAGCCCGACCAAGACCTTACCGCCCTGGAAAATGTCGAGATGACTTTCATCGACGGCAAAAGGATGCACTGA
- a CDS encoding Xaa-Pro peptidase family protein, which produces MSLRPLGADFFARARDRLRARAQAAGVDGLLLLRAPNLAYATGLFLSANERPMGVWVPVDGDPILMLPALERENAEGTGINDLRFYDEFPGEVPAVLWMLDQIGRKRVAVDLLDATLLDAARTMVVQLDLTDYAMQIRAIKEPEEIALTVEAASFADLFLTRLHAQAGDIISQGGTEADLMADAMGHARGALFAKHKTAFSGTPMGITASVHSGPRAALPHGAVLERVPQPGETLIAGIGGSLGGYHAESGATLIVGEISADQRRIMTAMEACNDAGVAALAARTTCTQANDAALEALREAGLGDAIRHRIGHGMGLEGHEAPWLAPGDHTPIQTNMIFSNEPGVYRPGLDGYRTINTMVVTEDGVDIPSRFQTTTPIDARVIAI; this is translated from the coding sequence ATGAGCCTCCGCCCCCTTGGTGCAGATTTCTTTGCCCGCGCGCGTGACCGGTTGCGCGCGCGGGCGCAAGCCGCAGGTGTTGATGGCCTTCTCCTACTGCGGGCCCCCAATCTGGCCTATGCAACTGGCCTGTTCCTTTCCGCCAACGAGCGCCCCATGGGCGTCTGGGTTCCGGTTGACGGCGATCCGATCCTGATGCTGCCCGCGCTGGAACGGGAGAACGCCGAAGGCACGGGTATAAATGACCTGCGTTTCTACGATGAATTTCCCGGTGAGGTGCCCGCCGTCCTGTGGATGCTCGATCAAATCGGACGGAAGCGCGTCGCGGTCGACTTGTTGGATGCGACCCTACTGGATGCAGCAAGAACAATGGTCGTGCAGCTCGACTTGACCGACTACGCTATGCAGATCCGCGCGATTAAAGAACCCGAGGAAATCGCCCTGACGGTCGAGGCCGCCAGTTTCGCGGACCTGTTCCTGACACGCCTGCACGCGCAGGCCGGCGATATTATTTCCCAAGGCGGCACCGAAGCCGATTTGATGGCCGACGCCATGGGTCATGCCCGTGGCGCGCTTTTTGCAAAACACAAAACCGCCTTTTCCGGCACGCCCATGGGCATCACCGCTTCGGTCCATTCCGGCCCCCGCGCTGCCCTGCCCCATGGCGCAGTTCTGGAGCGGGTGCCGCAACCTGGAGAGACCCTAATCGCCGGGATCGGCGGTAGTCTTGGCGGCTATCACGCCGAAAGTGGCGCAACCCTGATTGTGGGCGAGATCAGCGCCGATCAGCGCCGGATCATGACCGCCATGGAGGCCTGCAACGACGCGGGCGTCGCCGCACTCGCTGCCCGCACAACCTGCACTCAGGCCAATGATGCCGCGCTGGAGGCACTCCGCGAGGCGGGCCTTGGCGACGCGATCCGCCACCGCATCGGCCACGGCATGGGGCTAGAGGGCCATGAAGCTCCATGGCTTGCCCCCGGCGACCACACACCGATCCAAACCAACATGATCTTTTCGAACGAGCCCGGTGTCTACCGCCCCGGCCTCGACGGATACCGCACGATTAACACGATGGTCGTGACCGAGGACGGTGTCGATATCCCGTCCCGGTTCCAGACCACCACCCCCATCGACGCCCGCGTCATCGCAATCTGA
- a CDS encoding Ldh family oxidoreductase: MTNVDRAQLRAFVSEGFEALGLTAEDAGIFADALIFSELRFHPGQGQGVARLRRYHERIGNGEVDPQAGWSVVKEGPALALVDAHNGIGTVAASKAMALAIKKAKEGGIGTVIVRNSTHYGSSAVHACQALEHGCIGMAFTNAGPEMAPWGGREGVTGTNPWSIAAPSDQGFPTVLDIAITTAGKGMMNWLIREGKKMPLDWAITPEGEETDDPAAALKGPLLAIGGHKGYGLAFMTEALTGVLSGGGFGLKPYSDPKKLDVSHYFQAIDISWFMDPEDYATRMGEFVQMAKTRALRPGFDEILVPGEQEARRTAAKSENGVPIDTVVLADMKELAKELGLKSPLDELGPYTGDFL, translated from the coding sequence ATGACCAACGTCGACCGCGCTCAACTGCGGGCCTTTGTCTCGGAAGGGTTCGAGGCGCTTGGCCTGACCGCCGAGGATGCAGGTATCTTTGCCGATGCGCTGATCTTCTCGGAACTGCGGTTTCACCCCGGCCAAGGCCAGGGCGTCGCCCGACTGCGTCGCTATCATGAGCGCATCGGGAATGGCGAGGTCGACCCCCAAGCCGGATGGTCCGTCGTGAAGGAAGGCCCCGCGCTGGCGCTGGTCGATGCCCACAACGGGATCGGCACCGTGGCCGCGTCCAAGGCTATGGCCTTAGCGATCAAGAAAGCGAAAGAGGGCGGCATTGGGACCGTGATCGTGCGCAACTCGACGCACTACGGATCAAGCGCCGTTCACGCCTGCCAAGCGCTGGAACACGGCTGCATCGGCATGGCGTTCACCAATGCGGGCCCCGAAATGGCCCCTTGGGGCGGGCGCGAGGGCGTCACGGGCACCAACCCGTGGTCCATCGCCGCGCCGTCTGACCAAGGCTTCCCGACAGTGCTGGACATCGCCATCACCACGGCGGGCAAAGGCATGATGAACTGGCTGATCCGTGAGGGCAAAAAGATGCCGCTGGATTGGGCGATCACCCCAGAGGGCGAGGAAACCGACGACCCCGCTGCCGCCTTGAAAGGCCCGCTTCTCGCGATTGGCGGGCACAAGGGCTATGGCCTCGCCTTCATGACCGAGGCGCTGACGGGCGTGCTTTCGGGGGGCGGTTTTGGTCTGAAACCCTACTCCGACCCCAAGAAACTGGACGTGTCCCACTACTTCCAGGCCATCGATATCTCTTGGTTCATGGATCCCGAGGATTACGCCACGCGGATGGGTGAATTCGTCCAGATGGCCAAGACTCGCGCCCTGCGCCCCGGCTTTGACGAGATCCTTGTCCCCGGCGAACAAGAAGCCCGTCGCACCGCAGCCAAATCCGAGAACGGCGTGCCAATCGACACTGTGGTTTTGGCAGACATGAAAGAGCTTGCGAAGGAATTGGGCCTGAAATCGCCCCTTGACGAGCTTGGCCCCTACACGGGCGATTTCCTATGA
- a CDS encoding carboxypeptidase M32, which translates to MSYAGLIEVTGRVNDFLNAGSVLSWDARTMMPKGGAATRSKQLATLAVAARNLLCSDEMKRALDGAEAEVAGKPDDSPEARIVAQVREAIGYHERIPAELLRRKTELGSAAHEVWAEAREKADFSIFAPALTTMVDINREMAEALGYEDHPYDALMYRFEPGTTTTGLTKLFGRLREGMIPLIRAIAEAEKPRAEFLYRDFPEDAQMDFALNMAKKIGYDTDRGRLDTTVHPFEVSFTRNDVRITTRVNKNYMPMSLFGALHEAGHAMYEQGVDPAYTRTPLATDLISLYAVGGVSFGAHESQSRLWENHVGRSRGFWKNHMGDIRAAYPGLLDDVSEEEFYRAVNRSEPSFIRVEADELTYDFHVMVRCELEAKMVDGSLEVADLPEAWNAAMKEYLGVDVPNDGQGVLQDVHWSSGQIGTFCNYTIGNIMAAQLFDTATSTKPEIQTALDNADYTPLREWLTDNVAQHGRRFSRDELLEKATGRTLDPEPYIAHLTKKYSEIYALA; encoded by the coding sequence ATGAGTTACGCTGGATTGATCGAAGTCACCGGTCGTGTGAACGATTTCTTGAATGCCGGATCGGTCCTGTCGTGGGATGCACGAACGATGATGCCAAAGGGCGGGGCAGCGACTCGGTCCAAGCAATTGGCCACCTTGGCGGTCGCTGCGCGTAACCTGCTTTGCTCGGACGAAATGAAGCGCGCCCTTGATGGGGCAGAGGCGGAAGTCGCTGGTAAGCCCGATGATAGCCCTGAGGCACGGATTGTTGCGCAGGTGCGTGAGGCGATTGGGTATCACGAACGCATCCCGGCAGAGCTGCTGCGCCGCAAGACGGAGCTGGGCTCTGCCGCTCATGAGGTTTGGGCAGAGGCGCGTGAGAAGGCTGACTTCTCTATCTTCGCGCCCGCGCTGACCACGATGGTCGATATCAACCGCGAAATGGCCGAGGCGCTTGGCTATGAAGACCACCCTTATGACGCGCTGATGTATCGGTTTGAGCCCGGCACGACGACAACAGGCCTCACCAAGCTGTTCGGGCGATTGCGCGAAGGTATGATCCCGCTGATCCGCGCCATTGCAGAGGCCGAAAAGCCCCGCGCTGAATTCCTCTACCGTGATTTCCCAGAAGATGCGCAGATGGATTTCGCGCTGAATATGGCCAAGAAGATTGGCTACGACACGGATCGCGGCAGGCTCGACACCACGGTTCACCCCTTTGAAGTCTCTTTCACCCGTAATGATGTGCGTATCACGACACGGGTGAACAAAAACTACATGCCTATGTCGCTGTTCGGTGCCCTGCACGAAGCAGGCCACGCGATGTATGAGCAGGGCGTTGATCCTGCCTATACGCGCACACCGCTCGCCACCGATCTCATCAGCCTTTATGCCGTGGGTGGCGTCAGCTTTGGCGCCCATGAGAGCCAGTCTCGCCTTTGGGAAAACCATGTTGGGCGTAGCCGCGGCTTCTGGAAAAACCACATGGGCGATATCCGCGCCGCGTATCCCGGTTTGCTGGATGATGTGAGCGAGGAAGAATTCTACCGCGCCGTTAACCGCTCGGAGCCATCGTTCATCCGCGTGGAGGCGGATGAACTGACCTATGACTTCCACGTTATGGTGCGGTGTGAGCTAGAGGCCAAGATGGTTGACGGCTCCCTAGAGGTCGCGGACCTGCCCGAGGCATGGAACGCGGCAATGAAGGAATACCTTGGCGTCGATGTGCCCAATGACGGGCAAGGCGTTTTGCAAGACGTGCATTGGTCGTCGGGCCAGATCGGGACGTTCTGCAACTACACGATCGGCAACATCATGGCGGCGCAGTTGTTTGATACCGCAACCAGCACCAAGCCCGAAATTCAAACGGCCCTCGACAATGCGGACTACACGCCGCTGCGTGAATGGTTGACCGACAACGTGGCGCAACACGGGCGCCGGTTCTCACGCGATGAACTGTTGGAGAAGGCTACCGGGCGCACACTCGATCCCGAACCCTACATCGCGCATCTCACCAAGAAATACTCTGAAATCTACGCGCTGGCTTAA
- a CDS encoding DUF4438 domain-containing protein, with translation MSIQTNAADIVTVSVMGQVANPSLSGLPAEPYRLDADGKAFLWPTFGGIVYNVTVGDSAFGWAGDCIHPSVSISHPDANKNRGLNVFACVGNEAMIASGAAKGARGVVTGKSGRFSDQVIIHFDTETRRKIAVDDKILVKSQGVGLSVPNCPDVAFKSLSPALFDALPKKMEGDVLKIGVVATVPPHFVGAGAGLTSEGGSLHIQSTDRAALAEHGLDNLRLGDVVAIQDTDSRYNHGYLRGAMSIGIVGQTDGPRAGYGPGMTVVMTAPAGQLGSFDAPGTNIADILGLSA, from the coding sequence ATGAGCATCCAAACCAACGCCGCCGATATTGTCACCGTCTCTGTCATGGGACAGGTCGCGAACCCCTCCCTTTCTGGCCTTCCGGCAGAACCCTACCGCTTGGACGCGGACGGCAAAGCCTTCCTTTGGCCGACCTTCGGCGGCATCGTCTATAATGTCACCGTGGGTGACAGTGCCTTTGGATGGGCGGGCGATTGCATCCACCCTTCTGTCAGCATCTCTCACCCCGATGCGAACAAGAACCGGGGTCTCAACGTTTTTGCCTGTGTCGGCAACGAGGCGATGATCGCCAGCGGCGCTGCCAAAGGCGCGCGCGGTGTGGTGACGGGCAAATCCGGGCGGTTCTCGGACCAAGTCATTATACACTTCGACACCGAAACCCGCCGCAAGATCGCTGTGGATGACAAAATTCTGGTAAAGAGCCAAGGTGTTGGTCTGTCGGTGCCCAATTGTCCCGATGTTGCCTTCAAATCCTTGTCCCCGGCCCTTTTCGACGCGCTTCCCAAAAAGATGGAGGGCGACGTTCTGAAAATCGGCGTTGTCGCAACGGTGCCGCCGCATTTCGTGGGTGCCGGCGCGGGGCTTACGTCAGAAGGCGGCTCACTTCATATCCAATCCACCGACCGTGCCGCTCTGGCGGAACACGGGCTCGACAACCTGCGCCTTGGTGATGTCGTCGCGATCCAGGACACCGACAGCCGCTACAACCACGGCTATCTGCGCGGCGCGATGAGCATTGGCATCGTGGGCCAGACCGACGGCCCCCGCGCAGGCTACGGCCCCGGCATGACTGTCGTGATGACCGCGCCCGCAGGCCAACTGGGCAGCTTCGACGCACCCGGCACCAATATCGCAGACATTCTAGGACTTTCCGCATGA
- a CDS encoding dihydroorotase family protein, protein MSILDTLISGGEVLLPDGLVKADLGLMGGRVAGVYSPGTGPTAAETIDATGKTILPGIVDIHFHVRAPAYPERGTVLSETRAAAAGGVTTLFEMPISKPCCSTPEELTRRRDHFSENAVIDFALYAAPGDLTEASRDKMMEIGAIAWKIFTTPSPAGRADEFEGLAFPDEADQLRALQLLADTGMPIVVHAESASLLAHFEDAAKALDPADAATHGKSRPAICESVAVAKLLAMNMTAQAKLHIAHVTSAETVAVLRAFAGTSDFTAETCPQYLFTTEEDVAKAGIYAKVNPPIRHQSDQDALWQAIEDGVINYVTTDHAPFAKAEKQAAEGNFPAAPPGVPGIEFILPAMLDAVAQGRLSLKRAHDLICANGARRYGLYPAKGALLPGSAADVTIVDMSGETLISSKTLHTHAREVAHLFEGRRLRGKVTQTILQGRTVFKDGAVVGAQGAGEFVTPAAGK, encoded by the coding sequence ATGAGCATCTTGGACACATTGATTTCGGGCGGCGAGGTTTTGCTGCCCGACGGCTTGGTGAAGGCTGATCTCGGCTTGATGGGCGGTCGGGTTGCCGGGGTCTACAGCCCCGGCACCGGACCCACTGCAGCCGAGACGATCGACGCAACCGGCAAAACCATCCTTCCGGGCATCGTGGATATCCACTTCCACGTCCGCGCGCCCGCCTACCCCGAACGCGGTACGGTCCTGTCCGAGACACGGGCCGCAGCGGCAGGTGGTGTGACGACATTGTTCGAGATGCCAATCTCGAAGCCGTGCTGCTCCACCCCCGAAGAACTAACCCGTCGCCGCGATCACTTCAGCGAAAACGCGGTTATCGACTTCGCGCTCTATGCCGCGCCGGGCGATCTGACCGAGGCCAGCCGCGACAAGATGATGGAGATCGGGGCGATTGCCTGGAAAATCTTCACCACCCCCTCCCCCGCTGGCCGTGCCGATGAATTCGAAGGTTTGGCCTTCCCGGACGAGGCGGACCAGCTGCGCGCATTGCAACTGCTGGCAGACACCGGAATGCCGATCGTGGTCCATGCCGAAAGCGCATCGCTTCTGGCGCATTTTGAGGACGCCGCGAAGGCGCTTGATCCAGCTGATGCGGCAACGCATGGCAAGTCCCGCCCCGCGATCTGCGAGTCTGTGGCAGTGGCCAAGTTGCTGGCGATGAACATGACCGCACAAGCCAAACTGCACATCGCCCATGTCACCAGCGCCGAGACAGTCGCGGTTCTGCGTGCCTTCGCGGGCACTTCGGATTTCACCGCTGAAACCTGTCCCCAGTATCTTTTCACTACGGAAGAGGACGTGGCGAAGGCTGGCATCTACGCCAAGGTCAATCCGCCGATCCGCCACCAATCGGATCAGGATGCGCTGTGGCAGGCCATTGAAGACGGCGTGATTAACTACGTCACCACCGACCATGCGCCCTTTGCGAAAGCGGAAAAGCAAGCCGCCGAAGGCAACTTCCCCGCCGCCCCTCCCGGTGTGCCGGGGATCGAGTTCATTTTGCCAGCCATGCTCGACGCCGTAGCCCAAGGCCGATTGAGCCTGAAACGCGCCCATGACTTAATCTGTGCAAACGGGGCCCGGCGGTATGGACTCTACCCCGCCAAAGGCGCACTTCTGCCGGGGAGCGCGGCGGACGTGACGATTGTGGACATGAGCGGTGAGACGTTGATTTCGTCCAAGACCCTCCACACCCATGCCCGCGAAGTTGCGCATCTTTTTGAAGGACGTCGCCTGCGCGGCAAGGTCACCCAGACCATCCTTCAAGGCAGGACGGTTTTCAAAGACGGCGCCGTTGTTGGCGCACAAGGCGCGGGGGAATTTGTGACCCCTGCCGCCGGGAAATGA
- a CDS encoding pyridoxal phosphate-dependent aminotransferase, which produces MTSLLLQRTAPRIVEEDGSFRTKMLEIASGLDNVIALGRGDPDFHTPAHIVEAAKAALDDNQHHYTGPTGLPPLRQAICDNLKAEYGLDYNADEIIVTAGVQESIMLCMLGLVQPGDEVLITSPRFTTYDTAVHMCGGVPVPVPTFQKDDFALDVDEIEKRITDKTRMFVLVSPNNPTGAVTPPDVIRKIADLAIKHDILIIADEIYAKLIYPGHEHLSLATLPGMKERTITLNGFSKTYAMTGWRVGYMAAPADFVEKLTEPRHTLSINTCTVSQHAALAALTGPQDEMEATFRDYAERRDYLMAALTDAGLTYGAPGGAFYIYTNISSTGMKAKPFCENLLRDTGVMVFPGDMFGEPDSDFIRISYLQPLPVIQEAMGRIQGFITANKKASA; this is translated from the coding sequence ATGACTTCGCTACTGCTGCAACGCACTGCCCCTCGGATCGTCGAAGAAGACGGCTCTTTCCGCACCAAGATGCTCGAGATCGCATCTGGCCTTGATAACGTCATCGCGCTGGGGCGCGGTGACCCCGATTTCCACACGCCAGCCCATATCGTCGAGGCCGCCAAGGCCGCGCTCGATGATAATCAGCACCATTACACGGGCCCCACGGGCCTGCCGCCCCTGCGTCAAGCGATCTGCGACAATCTGAAGGCCGAGTACGGGCTGGATTATAACGCAGACGAGATCATCGTCACCGCCGGGGTGCAGGAAAGCATTATGCTGTGCATGTTGGGTCTGGTGCAACCGGGCGACGAGGTGCTTATCACCTCTCCCCGCTTCACCACCTACGACACCGCCGTCCACATGTGTGGCGGCGTGCCGGTGCCGGTGCCCACCTTCCAGAAGGACGATTTCGCGCTGGACGTGGACGAGATTGAGAAGCGGATCACCGACAAGACGCGGATGTTTGTGCTGGTCTCTCCCAACAACCCCACGGGAGCGGTGACGCCGCCCGACGTGATCCGCAAGATCGCGGATCTGGCAATCAAGCATGACATTCTGATCATTGCGGATGAGATCTACGCCAAGCTGATCTATCCGGGGCACGAGCACCTGTCGCTGGCCACCCTGCCCGGCATGAAGGAGCGCACGATCACGCTGAACGGCTTCTCCAAGACCTATGCAATGACCGGCTGGCGCGTAGGCTACATGGCCGCGCCCGCGGATTTCGTGGAGAAACTGACCGAGCCGCGCCACACGCTGTCGATCAACACCTGCACCGTATCGCAACACGCCGCACTGGCCGCGTTGACCGGCCCGCAAGACGAGATGGAGGCGACGTTCCGCGACTATGCCGAACGCCGCGATTATCTGATGGCGGCATTGACCGACGCGGGCCTGACCTACGGCGCACCGGGCGGGGCATTCTACATCTATACCAACATCTCCAGCACGGGCATGAAGGCCAAGCCCTTCTGCGAGAACCTGTTGCGCGACACCGGTGTCATGGTCTTCCCCGGCGACATGTTTGGCGAGCCTGACAGCGATTTCATCCGCATCAGCTACCTCCAGCCGCTGCCCGTCATCCAAGAAGCGATGGGCCGCATCCAAGGCTTTATCACCGCCAACAAGAAGGCCTCCGCATGA
- a CDS encoding DUF4438 domain-containing protein produces MSTPTTNEAALVEMAVSGVITTPAVRPGQYIPHPDGRATVLPGMFGITYNVRCGDRAFGWAGDHVEPGVSIDDESDSGRHHALHYLNCIGNEAVVTSGMAAGARGIVVGEHARILVQFSPEAHDIMAPGDRIQVMTKGQGLALTDYPGVALKKMSPRLFHALGITEDAGRLHVNVAMELPIRIMGSGAELNSEYVDQDLMSGDRALMAELGIDQMRLGDVIAIRHADHHWGRSYRKGAVSICLCIHGDSIMTGHGPGILTLMTAREGEIDFTVDPSANLATLLDLGA; encoded by the coding sequence ATGTCTACCCCAACCACCAACGAAGCCGCCTTGGTCGAGATGGCCGTATCAGGCGTAATCACCACGCCCGCGGTGCGCCCCGGCCAGTACATTCCGCATCCCGACGGCCGCGCGACAGTCCTGCCGGGCATGTTCGGGATCACATATAACGTCCGCTGTGGCGATCGTGCCTTTGGGTGGGCGGGCGACCATGTGGAGCCGGGTGTTTCCATTGATGACGAATCGGATTCGGGTCGCCACCACGCGCTGCATTACCTCAACTGTATCGGGAACGAGGCGGTTGTAACTTCTGGGATGGCCGCCGGTGCACGTGGCATTGTCGTAGGAGAACATGCGCGCATTCTTGTGCAATTTTCGCCCGAGGCGCACGATATTATGGCACCGGGTGATCGCATTCAGGTCATGACCAAGGGTCAAGGCCTGGCTCTGACAGATTACCCCGGTGTCGCTCTCAAGAAGATGAGCCCGCGCCTGTTCCATGCCCTCGGCATCACCGAAGACGCCGGGCGCCTCCATGTAAATGTCGCGATGGAACTGCCGATCCGCATCATGGGCTCGGGGGCCGAGTTGAACTCGGAATATGTCGACCAGGATCTGATGTCGGGCGACCGCGCGTTAATGGCGGAACTCGGCATTGACCAGATGCGCCTTGGCGATGTCATCGCCATCCGCCACGCCGATCATCACTGGGGCCGGTCCTACCGTAAGGGCGCCGTCTCTATCTGCCTGTGTATCCACGGCGATAGCATCATGACAGGCCATGGCCCCGGCATTCTGACCCTAATGACAGCCCGCGAGGGTGAGATCGACTTCACTGTCGATCCCTCCGCGAACCTTGCCACTCTTCTCGACCTCGGAGCCTGA